In the genome of Opitutia bacterium KCR 482, one region contains:
- the aroB gene encoding 3-dehydroquinate synthase, with product MEELTVRLAGREYPIHVGAGAFDVAVADFAKLAENGRRVFCFADTAVLESHADAAGKLAGVAEIVEVEGGEKSKTLEMFGRLCAMLADRRADRKSAVAAFGGGVVGDLSGFVAASYMRGVDFYQIPTTLLAAVDSSVGGKTGVNIPEGKNLVGAFHQPKAVYTDSAFLKSLPKRQFAAGMAEVVKCAVLGDAELFGRLAARGKPMEFDSPELGDAVVSSCKLKAKIVAEDERETSPNGGRALLNLGHTFGHAIERNAGYGKYLHGEAVSIGTVMAAVLSRRLGLIGDAQVEAIARLLRSENLPVSLAERISADDFIDAMHGDKKALAGALRFVTILDIGKTRTETVPDALVRDAIADFYKR from the coding sequence ATGGAAGAATTGACGGTACGGCTTGCGGGGCGCGAATATCCGATACACGTCGGCGCGGGGGCGTTCGACGTAGCGGTTGCGGATTTCGCGAAACTCGCCGAAAACGGCAGGCGCGTGTTCTGCTTTGCGGACACTGCGGTGCTTGAATCGCACGCGGACGCCGCGGGGAAACTTGCGGGGGTCGCGGAAATCGTGGAAGTGGAGGGCGGCGAAAAATCCAAAACCCTCGAAATGTTCGGCAGGCTCTGCGCGATGCTTGCCGACAGACGCGCCGACAGGAAAAGCGCGGTCGCGGCGTTCGGCGGCGGGGTCGTGGGCGACCTTTCGGGCTTCGTCGCGGCGTCGTACATGCGCGGCGTGGATTTCTACCAGATTCCCACGACGCTTCTTGCGGCGGTGGATTCGTCCGTCGGCGGAAAAACCGGCGTGAACATTCCGGAGGGCAAGAATCTCGTGGGGGCGTTCCACCAGCCGAAGGCGGTCTACACGGATTCGGCGTTTTTGAAGTCGCTTCCCAAGCGGCAGTTTGCCGCGGGCATGGCGGAGGTCGTCAAATGCGCGGTTTTGGGCGACGCGGAGCTGTTCGGCAGGCTCGCGGCGCGGGGAAAACCGATGGAATTCGATTCGCCAGAGCTGGGCGACGCCGTCGTTTCGTCTTGCAAGCTCAAAGCGAAAATCGTCGCGGAGGACGAGCGCGAAACGTCGCCGAACGGCGGCAGGGCATTGCTCAACTTGGGGCACACCTTTGGGCACGCGATAGAGCGCAACGCAGGCTACGGAAAATATCTGCACGGCGAGGCGGTCTCCATCGGGACTGTGATGGCGGCGGTTCTCTCGCGCAGGCTGGGGCTTATCGGCGACGCGCAGGTTGAGGCAATCGCTCGGCTTTTGCGGTCGGAGAACTTGCCCGTGTCGCTTGCGGAGCGCATTTCCGCCGACGATTTCATCGACGCCATGCACGGCGACAAAAAGGCCCTTGCGGGCGCGCTGCGCTTTGTGACAATTTTGGACATCGGCAAAACCCGCACCGAAACGGTGCCCGACGCCCTTGTCCGCGACGCCATAGCCGACTTCTACAAGCGATAG